The genomic interval tcctgggctgaagcgatcctcccacctcacccccctgggtaactgggactacagatgcacaccaccacacctagctaatttttgcatttttttgtagagaccaggtttcagcatgttgcacaggctggtctggaactcctgggcttaagtgactGGCACACCCAGGCATCCAAAAGTGGGGAGGGTTACAGGCATAAGTAAATGTGCATGaccctgtttctctttttaaggataattcttttgtttctggttttatgtatttttacaaataattgaCATTATGATGTAATATTCACAGTGATATTAAATACATAATTGATAAAAGATATGAAATAATGAAGCCAAAGCAGTTGATTAAGAAATGTGTATAAACATTAGATACTGAATTTACAGATACCAAAGTTGTACACCTACCAGGCCAGTCATCATAAATTCTGATTGATGTTTAACATTAGAGCAAGAAATACCCAGTTGAAAATCATCTAATTTTCTTCTGATACGTCTGTGTCCTCTTGCTTGTACTTGAAATATTTTGTTACACGTTCCATAGGTGTCTTAACAGCGTCATATTTCCATCCCATCCTGGTAAACAGCCTTTCAATGAGGACAGGCATTTCGTAGCCCTTGCTTAGAATGAAATCTTTAAAGGCGATTGGTCCATAAAGTTCGTCAAGAATGTTGGATTCCTCAGGATTTTTAAGTAAGAGCTTGGGGTCAATCAAAGGTTCATCACTTCTTAGCTTTCTCCACAACTTAGGCTTGAGGTACCATGCTCCATACCTCATCTTCACAGGCTGTGCAGTATAAGAATTCGGTGGTTTTGGAGTTTTCCTGTTCCAGACTTGTTCCTGTGAGAAGAATTTGACCTCATCCTTTTCACTTAGCTCCATGCTGTACTTCAGCTCTGAGTGACACTCGTttatcttctttgtcttttgctgGTCACAGGTTGGTTTGCACTCGGGAGTAAAATCAAAGAAATCCCTGATGGATTCTTCATCAACTCCCATGTCTTTAACCCACTTGAAGAAGTCACGGAGTTTTTCCGATGTGTATCTAAATTTAGGAGAACCCTTCCTTGTACTTGGTGTGTCTTCCGGAAACAATGCTTTTAGAAAGGCCGCTTGAATATTGGTAGGCTCCGATAATTGTTGGGACACTGGAGCTTTGGGAGGCTCCGGGTGTAGATGAGACACTTCAGTCTTGGGAGGCTCTGGACGGAGACTGGACCCACGACGAGTCTTGGGAAGCTCTGCGTGGAGACGGGACCCCCGACGAGTCTTCGGATGCTTGGGGTGGAGACGGGACCCCCAACGAGTCTTCTGATGTACCGGGCGGAGACTGGACCCCCGACGAGTCCCAAGAGGCTTTTCACGGAGATTCTCTAAGTGAACCTCGTAAACCTGCAAAAAATCGGGAAGCCGGTGGAAGATGTTTTTAGTAGTGTATTTATCAAACTCAGTGGGTTTCTCTTTTGGCTTCACCCGGGCCTCACAACGAGCCCATACGTCCTTCAGCTTCTTCTGGGAATCCAGCATTTTCAGTATCTCTAGTAGGAGATTGGACGCCACACTAGTGTCGGGAGGTTCTGGGCTAGGAATGGACCCCTGAGTCTTGGGAGGCTCTGGTTGGACATGAGACACTTCAGTCTTGGGGAGTTCCGGGCGGAGACTGGACGATCGACGACTATTGGGAGGCTCTGGGTGGACATGAGACACTTCAGTCTTGGGGGGCTCCGGGCGGAGACTGGACGATCGACGACTATTGGGAAGCTCTGGGTGGAGATGGGACACTCCAGTCTCGGGAGGCTCTGGGTGGAGACTGGACTTCCGACGAGTTTTGGGAGGCTCCAGGTGGAAATGACACACTCCAGTCTCTGGAGGCTCCGGATGGAGACTGGACACCCGGCAAGTCTTGGGAGGCTCTGGGCAAGGATGGGACACTCCAGTCTCGGGAAGCTTTGGTTGGAGACTGAACATCTGACGAGTCTTGGGAGGCTCCAGGCAGAGATGGGACACTCCCGTCTCTGGAGGCTCTGGGTGGAGACTGGACACCTGACAAGTTCTGGGAGTCTCTGAGTGGAGACTGGACACCTGACAAGTCTTGGGAGGCTCTAGGAGGAGATGAGACACTCCAGTCTTGAGAGGATCTGGGTGGATATGAGACACTGGAGTCTTGGGAGGCTCTGGGGAGAGTTGAGACACTCCAGTCTCAGGAGTCTCCGGGCGGACATGAGATATGTGAGTCTCAGGAGGCTCCAGGTGGAGATGAGACACTCCGCTCTCAGGAGGTTCCGGGTAGATATGGGAAACTGCAACTTCCAGAGGCTCCAGGCGGAGATGAGATGCGTGAGTCTTGGGAGGCTCTTGGCAGAGATAGGACTCTTCAGTCACAGAACGGTATGGTTTGAGAATGGACAGCAGAATCTTGAGAGGCTCTGGACAGAGATGGAGCAGCGGAGTCTCAGAAGGCCATGGGGAGAATTCCCCACAAGGGTATTTACCAGGCTTGGAGGGTTCCTTGGTTGCCTTCTCCGAGACCTCCAGCTTCCTCTCAGGATCCAGCACTTTCAGCACCTGTCGTAGGAGATCTGGAGGCATATCTTCTCCCAGATTGGGGTCCATGGCCAAGGAATGCTCAGCCATAAGCTGGCCTTCCACTTCCTCTACGAAAGCCTTCCGTGCTAGCTGGGCTGGCGAGAGATTGGAAAATAGGGCTGCTTTCTTGAGCAgctttttctgcctgcttttgggGTCAGCATGCGGACTTCTGCTAGAGATTTTGGGGAGTAAGAAATTGTCCCGGCGACAAATGAGCATATCCTCGGGAGATGGACAGCCGTAGCGGAAGTCGTCCATGCCCTCCTTCACAAATATCCAGTTCTCAGTGTCTATGGGTGGCAACTTCATGCGCCTATGCTTGCATTCCGTGAAGCACTTGGAAGGCCGTTTGTCACAGTACCAGGGCATGGAGTCCATTCCCAGGGACCTCGGCCGGTCCTGCGGCCTCTGGTCCCCCATGGTGGTTCTCGCTGGGCTGCCACCTCTCCTGCTTCAGCGGTTCCTGATCCCTGCACCTCTGGTCGCTAGGAGACCATGAACCACGCGCAACCCAGGTTCTTCCGGGAGGCGGGGCAGCTCTGACATCACATACGCAGACCGAATTCTAACAGGTGTGTAGTGGAATCTCACTCTgggtttcatttgcatttcctaatgGCTGCTGCTATTGAACATCTCTATATTTGCTGTTcaatttttacccatttttaaattgtgttgctAGATATTACAGTTTTGAGAATCCTTGCTGTGTTCCAGATGTAAGTCGATTATcggatatatgatttgcaaatttcACTTAATTCTTGGCTTTTCCCATTCATTGTCTTAACAATGCCAAAGAgaagtatttttaatttgataaagtccaatttatcaatatGTTCTTTTACAGATGGTGCTTCTTTTGATGTATCTATGAAAATTTTGCCTATCCGTAGgtcacaaagtttttttttatttaaatgttttaatttttgtaaacagTACAAGATACAGATCAaagtttttattacaaaatataattttataatattttatgtttatgtatatcTGATAATCTCAGAACTATTTTTCAAAAACCTATCTTTCCACTGAATTACATTTGGAAATGGTAGAATACCAGTTGTCTATATTTTTTCAAGGTCAGTTTCTGGGCactcttttctcttccatttatttttctctcacagaAATTTCACACTCTGTTGATtagttttataataaatctaGAAATTAGGCTGTACTAGTTCTTTAACAGTGTTCTTTTATAAAGTTGGAGTTCTTCTAGGTCCTTTGAATTTCTATAGAAATTTTAAAGTCAGTTTGTCAGTGTCTAAAAAAGTCCTGTTGGGATGTTGATTAGGATtctgttgaatctatagatcaatttgaggATCGCTGGCATGTTAACAACAGGAAATCATCTGACCATTGAGGAAGGTACatctttctatttatgtgattttcattttctcaggaatattttgtatttttagtgtgtCTTTCACATCTTACACTCCAGATTTTTCCTGAATATTGTTTTTGATACTATATGTagtattgttttttaattgcaatttccaattttttgttgttagcatatatatatatatatatatatatgtatatccattTGTATCATACAACATTGGTAAATTCACTCATTATGTTCATGAACATTTTTGTAGATTTCActgaattttctatatatatgataatgtcatctgtgaataaagacagtttcccttctttctttccaatctgaaTATCATTATACCCCCAGTCCAGTTGCAATCATTGATTTTCCTTTGAATAATATCAGTTAAATTTTTAACTCTCTTGTAGTGCTTAAAACAATActctgaaaagtatttttataaaaaattttaattatagacAAATACAGTCTGCATTATTCCTTAAGCATGTCATATTCTCATCACATTTTTTCTGTACATTCTTACTGATTTTGGAAAAGAAGGTTTTTGATTTCCCTTCTTATGTGCAGCTAAACGATGTTTTCTACAATTACTAGCAGGTATATCGTCATTCCTCTTTGTAAATAAGGCATGATCCATGCCTCTCTCCTCTTTggttcctcctctgcaaaatagACACTGTATATATTCCTCTTAGGTTTttcattaaatgaaagaaatggatTATGTGTAAATCAGGataatctatataatattattttgtgtAGTGTCTGGAACAGAAAATGCATTGAGTAAATTATTGTTATAGAGTATTActacaatttgaaaataaaaatattctatattcaGTGTCTAAGGGAGAAGcaaacatatatttacatatcacaaatattttcatttattgattATAAGAATCTATGTTAAAGTCTCAAGATATTTAGTAGATTTCATAATGTGAAATTGGTAAGATCAAATTTGATacgtatttatttttaactttcttactCATAAAAATTCTATGGAATATATGTTAAATTCAAGAGCCAATGATTCAACAATTCTCTTTAGCAATATTGTAACTAGCAAGCTCATATGAGTACTCACCTAAAATGCATGAGGGtttgaaaaaaattcttctatattccaaataatcccaGGGAAAAACACATATTGAATCACCTAAAATTCAATTGGGTGTGTAGGAAATTTTTTCATGTGACTGTTCATTAAAACAGTTTTTGTTCCTTAAAGCcacttcattttattcatttttcaaagtAGAATATTATACAAAGGACTCATATCTAGTATacataaataattcttaaaacttaataaggaaacaaagaacacaaaaaatgtataatacaCAGTTAaacatatatagagatatatagcTAAAGAAGTAATTATAGATGTGTGTACATATAGGTtagtatacatgcatatattttatagctCTGTCTCTGctgagaaattagaaaaaaatgacaccGAAGTAACAAGTACATCCAGTGATCAGATCTTGGCT from Callithrix jacchus isolate 240 chromosome X, calJac240_pri, whole genome shotgun sequence carries:
- the FAM47A gene encoding protein FAM47A yields the protein MGDQRPQDRPRSLGMDSMPWYCDKRPSKCFTECKHRRMKLPPIDTENWIFVKEGMDDFRYGCPSPEDMLICRRDNFLLPKISSRSPHADPKSRQKKLLKKAALFSNLSPAQLARKAFVEEVEGQLMAEHSLAMDPNLGEDMPPDLLRQVLKVLDPERKLEVSEKATKEPSKPGKYPCGEFSPWPSETPLLHLCPEPLKILLSILKPYRSVTEESYLCQEPPKTHASHLRLEPLEVAVSHIYPEPPESGVSHLHLEPPETHISHVRPETPETGVSQLSPEPPKTPVSHIHPDPLKTGVSHLLLEPPKTCQVSSLHSETPRTCQVSSLHPEPPETGVSHLCLEPPKTRQMFSLQPKLPETGVSHPCPEPPKTCRVSSLHPEPPETGVCHFHLEPPKTRRKSSLHPEPPETGVSHLHPELPNSRRSSSLRPEPPKTEVSHVHPEPPNSRRSSSLRPELPKTEVSHVQPEPPKTQGSIPSPEPPDTSVASNLLLEILKMLDSQKKLKDVWARCEARVKPKEKPTEFDKYTTKNIFHRLPDFLQVYEVHLENLREKPLGTRRGSSLRPVHQKTRWGSRLHPKHPKTRRGSRLHAELPKTRRGSSLRPEPPKTEVSHLHPEPPKAPVSQQLSEPTNIQAAFLKALFPEDTPSTRKGSPKFRYTSEKLRDFFKWVKDMGVDEESIRDFFDFTPECKPTCDQQKTKKINECHSELKYSMELSEKDEVKFFSQEQVWNRKTPKPPNSYTAQPVKMRYGAWYLKPKLWRKLRSDEPLIDPKLLLKNPEESNILDELYGPIAFKDFILSKGYEMPVLIERLFTRMGWKYDAVKTPMERVTKYFKYKQEDTDVSEEN